The genomic segment GTCCTACGGACGAGAAATCCAACAAATCTATACAAATCTAACAAATCAAAGTGCTGATACACAGAATGAAAGATTTTGGATAGATTTGTGAGATTTCTGCGCGAAGCGCACTTCCGCCATTTTGACACACCCTCAATAAAATAAAATGTATTAATGTAAAAATCCTGATTATTTGTTCACAGAGTAACGAGTTTATTTGAGTTGAAATTTCCATCTAGCTGTCTTTCTTTTACCAATTTTCCCAAAATGATGCCGACGTTACAATTTTGTGAAAATTCGGGGAATTGTTTGCTGATGTCATAGATTTTTCGGAACTTTGCTTCGCTAAAAGTAACGTTGTTCGTCCGTGCAGCGGGAAAGTCTGTGCGGAAAAAACTTATGCATAAACATGATAAAGAAGGAAAAGAAACACTATCAGGTGGTTGCCGCTGTCGTTGAGGAGGATGGAAAGATTCTCTGCATGCAGCGTTGCAGGAGCCGTCTGCCTTACATCAGCGAGCGCTGGGAATTTCCCGGCGGGAAGAGAAAGGCAGGGGAGAGCGACCATGAAGCCCTCGTTCGTGAGATAAAAGAAGAGATGGATTGGGATGTGTACGTGGGTAGGCAGCTTGGACAGGTGACACACGAGTATCCCGACTTCACCATCACCCTCACAGCCTATTGGTGCAAGGGTGGCGACGGCGAGTTTAAGATGCTCGAACATCTCGACTATAAATGGCTCGACAAGAGCGAGATGACAGCGTTGGAGTGGACCGAAGCCGACCGCAAATTGTTGGAAATGATTATCTGAAGAAACAGTTATGAATATGCATGTTGCGGAAATCCCGGTGTGGGGATGGGTGATGTTCTATGTTTCGGTGCTGTTGATGTTGGCAGCCGACTTGAAACTTTTTGGGCGTAAGGGACAGCATGAGGTTGGTATGCGCGAAGCCCTGTTCATGACAGGTGTATGGATAGCGGTCTCGCTGCTCTTCGCGTTGGGCATCTATCTGTTCTATCCCGTGGATCCCCACGAGCAGACGATGGAGTTCCTCGCAGCCTATCTGATAGAGAAATCGTTGTCGGTGGACAACCTTTTTGTCTTCCTGATGCTCTTCTCGTTTTTCGGTGTCGAGCGGAAATATCAGCACGAAGTGCTCTTCTGGGGCATCATCGGTGCCTTGGTCTTGCGCAGCATCTTCATCTTTACCGGTGCCGCCATCGTCAGTCGCTTCGAGTGGGTTCTCGGTTTGTTCGGACTGTTCCTGCTCTATACCGGCTTCAAGATGTTCGTCCACAACGATTCGCAGACGGATGTGCACACCGAAAACTTCCTCGTGCGGCTGTTCCGGCGTGTCTATCCCGTGACCGACAAGATGCACGGCGGAAAGTTTTTTGTCCATGAAAACGGTCGGAAGATGGCGACCCCCTTGTTCGTTGCGCTGATAGCCATTGAGACGAGCGACGTGATTTTTGCCGTCGATTCCATTCCTGCCGTTTTTTCCGTTTCGCGCGACACTTTCATCATCCTCACGAGTAACATCTTCGCCATTCTGGGCTTGCGGTCGCTCTATTTCGCGCTGGCAGCCCTTGCGAAATATTTCACCTATCTCAAATACGGCATTGCGCTCATCCTGGTTTTTGTGGGAGTGAAGATGCTATTGTCCACCACCGAGTATTTCAACGAGTTTTTCGCCATGCTGGGCATCAGTGTGAATGTTCCCCACGTTGAGATACCGACCCTGGTCAGCCTTTTGGTCATCTTCGGTGTACTGACTCTCTCCATCGTCCTGTCGCTGGTGTGCAGGAAAAAGGAAGCTGCGGAGTAGGGATGTGAGGATTTGGGAGATACAATAAATCCCCACGCATTCCGTTATAAAGAAGAATGAAGAAACCAGAGGGCTCAGACGGATATTCCCATATTGTGAAATATACGGGACTGTTCGGTGGCGTGCAGGGATTAAACATCCTTGTGGGGCTTGTTCGTAACAAATTGGTTGCGATGATTCTTGGTCCGGCGGGAATGGGACTTATCTCGCTCTTCAACTCAACCATCAAGCTGATTTCAGACTCAACAAATCTGGGCATCTCCATGAGTGCGGTCCGGCAAGTGTCGGAGGCGTATGGCAGGGGAGATGAGGAGCAGGTGTGCTCTGCCGTTCAGGTGATACGCTCATGGAGTCTGCTGACAGCGTTGCTCGGCATGTTCGTGTGTATGGCGTTGAGCCCGTTGCTCAACATGTGGACGTTCACATGGGGCGACCATACGCTGCATTTCTTCCTGCTTTCGCCGGTTATCGCTCTGACAGCCATCACTGGTGGCGAACTGGCGATACTGAAAGGAATCAGAAGGCTGAAAACGCTGGCAAAGATTTCCATCTATAACGTGATTCTGCTGACATTGATTACCGTCCCCGTCTATTATTATTGGGGACAGGCGGGTATCGTGCCGTCGCTGGTCATCGGTGCGTTGGTTCAGATGTGTCTGACGATAGCCTATTCCTACAACTTTTATCCGTTGCGATTGAAAGGACATGCGTTCCGCTTGGGCGACGGTGTGGGGATGGTCAGGCTGGGTATTGCGTTTGTTTCGGCAGGAATTTTAGGCAGTGGCGCGGAATTTCTGATTCGCACGTTCCTCAATACGGAAGGCGGACTTGCCGACGTGGGCTACTATAATGCGGGACTGATGCTGACCATGACTTATGCTGGCGTGGTGTTCGCTTCGTTGGAGTCGGACTATTTTCCGCGCCTGTCAGCAGTGGGTGGCGACAGGGACGCTTTGAACCTGATGGTGAATCGCCAGATTGAAGTATCGCTGCTGATTATCGCTCCGATGCTGGTCATCTTCATCTTCGGTTTGCCGATACTGGTTCCCTTGTTGTATAGCAGCAAATTCCTGCCCACCATCGGGATGATGCAGGCGGCATTGCTCGCCATGTATATGCGTGCCGTCGAGCTTCCGATTGCCTATATTCCATTGGCGAAAGGCGATTCGTGGTCATACTTTTTCATAGAAGCGTTTTATGATATCCTGTTGGTCGTTTCGGTAATTGTCGGTTATCGTCACTGGGGACTGACGGGCGTCGGCTGGGCGATTGTGCTGACGGGCGTGCTGGACGTGATAGGCATCATGCTTTACGCGCGTTATAAATATAAATATGTGATATCGAAGGCTGCCTGTCGCTATCTGTTGATGCAGCTGCCGTTCGGCATCTTGGCATCCCTCTGCGTGTCCAACTTTGAAGGCTGGATATATTGGGGGATAGGAGGGCTCTTGTCGGCAGGGAGTCTCTTGATTAGTTTTTATGTGTTGCGCAGCAAATCCCGCTTATGGGAGGCGTTGTTGAACAAAATAAAAGACAAATTCAGACATGGCTAAGGTCTCAATACTTGTGGCGGTTTATAACGCAGAGAAGTACCTTCGAAAGTGTTTGGACTCGCTGCTTGAACAGCATCTTCGCGAAATACAGATAATTTGTGTGGACGATGCTTCTACGGACAGCTCGCGGGACATATTAGATGAATATGCCTCGCGAGATAATAGGGTGGAGGTAATAGCACTGCCGGAGAACGTTGGACAGGCGCGGGCACGAAATCGAGGGCTGCAAGTGGCGAAGGGAGAATATGTCTGTTTCCTCGACAGCGACGACTGGTTCTCGCCCGATGCGTTGCAGCAGGCAGTGGATACGTTTGATGAGAATCCCGAGACCGACTGCGTGCTTTTTCAGGCGCAAATGGTCAGTGGGGAGACAGAGGAAACCTATCCGATGCCTGCGTTTGAATGGCTTTCGGGAGAGGAGGCGTTTGAGAAAAGTCTGACATGGGAGATTCATGGCATTTACATGGCGCGGACTCAATTGTATCAGGAATTTCCTTACGACGAAACAGCACATTCATACAGCGACGACAACACCACACGCATCCATTTTCTGCATTCACGAGAGGTGAGACAGTGTAAGGGGATTTACTATTACAGGCAACATGCGGAGTCGGTCACGCATCAAGTCAGCGTGCGGCGCTTCGACTATCTGCGTGCCAATGAGAGCATGATGGGGGAATTGGTTAACAGAGGCGTATTTTACAAGTGGGTCAAGATGTATGAGAACGTGCGATGGCTGAATTTGATAGACACATATATGTTCTATTTTCAGAACCGCCACAGGTTGTCGCAAGACGAATGCCAATACGGACTCAGCGAGATGAAAAGGGTGTGGAATACCATTGACCCGTCGGCACTGAAATGGCGCAACCGCTACAAATTCGGATACATGCCCCTGCATTTCTCCTGGCGGCTCTTCCGGCTGCAGGAAGAAACATACTTCACGCTGCGGAAACTGATAAAAGGCAAGTGAAGGAAAGGCAATGATAGGCATCGGAGAAAGAAAGCGTCTCATGCCCTCAAACAAAGAAAATAACGGAAAGAAATGATTTTCTGTCCCGTAATCGATTTGTTTTTCGAAAAAAATATTTAAATTTGCAATCAGAATACATCGTGCTCTTGTTATGACGCTACTGATTGTTGCAATACTACTGATAAGTTTTCTGCTCATTGCCACGGAAACGGTGACAAAAATGAACAAGGCTGCCGTTGCCATCTTTGCCGGAACGGTGGGGTGGGTGCTCTATATCTGTTGGGGAACAGACTTCGTGATGAGCCAGCACGGCGATGAATATGTAAACTGGCTTAACGGTGCGGTGGCAACCAGTTCGGCTGTCAAACATTATATCGCAGAAAATAT from the Prevotella sp. Rep29 genome contains:
- a CDS encoding glycosyltransferase family 2 protein, with the translated sequence MAKVSILVAVYNAEKYLRKCLDSLLEQHLREIQIICVDDASTDSSRDILDEYASRDNRVEVIALPENVGQARARNRGLQVAKGEYVCFLDSDDWFSPDALQQAVDTFDENPETDCVLFQAQMVSGETEETYPMPAFEWLSGEEAFEKSLTWEIHGIYMARTQLYQEFPYDETAHSYSDDNTTRIHFLHSREVRQCKGIYYYRQHAESVTHQVSVRRFDYLRANESMMGELVNRGVFYKWVKMYENVRWLNLIDTYMFYFQNRHRLSQDECQYGLSEMKRVWNTIDPSALKWRNRYKFGYMPLHFSWRLFRLQEETYFTLRKLIKGK
- a CDS encoding TerC family protein, whose amino-acid sequence is MNMHVAEIPVWGWVMFYVSVLLMLAADLKLFGRKGQHEVGMREALFMTGVWIAVSLLFALGIYLFYPVDPHEQTMEFLAAYLIEKSLSVDNLFVFLMLFSFFGVERKYQHEVLFWGIIGALVLRSIFIFTGAAIVSRFEWVLGLFGLFLLYTGFKMFVHNDSQTDVHTENFLVRLFRRVYPVTDKMHGGKFFVHENGRKMATPLFVALIAIETSDVIFAVDSIPAVFSVSRDTFIILTSNIFAILGLRSLYFALAALAKYFTYLKYGIALILVFVGVKMLLSTTEYFNEFFAMLGISVNVPHVEIPTLVSLLVIFGVLTLSIVLSLVCRKKEAAE
- a CDS encoding (deoxy)nucleoside triphosphate pyrophosphohydrolase, which encodes MIKKEKKHYQVVAAVVEEDGKILCMQRCRSRLPYISERWEFPGGKRKAGESDHEALVREIKEEMDWDVYVGRQLGQVTHEYPDFTITLTAYWCKGGDGEFKMLEHLDYKWLDKSEMTALEWTEADRKLLEMII
- a CDS encoding oligosaccharide flippase family protein, producing the protein MKKPEGSDGYSHIVKYTGLFGGVQGLNILVGLVRNKLVAMILGPAGMGLISLFNSTIKLISDSTNLGISMSAVRQVSEAYGRGDEEQVCSAVQVIRSWSLLTALLGMFVCMALSPLLNMWTFTWGDHTLHFFLLSPVIALTAITGGELAILKGIRRLKTLAKISIYNVILLTLITVPVYYYWGQAGIVPSLVIGALVQMCLTIAYSYNFYPLRLKGHAFRLGDGVGMVRLGIAFVSAGILGSGAEFLIRTFLNTEGGLADVGYYNAGLMLTMTYAGVVFASLESDYFPRLSAVGGDRDALNLMVNRQIEVSLLIIAPMLVIFIFGLPILVPLLYSSKFLPTIGMMQAALLAMYMRAVELPIAYIPLAKGDSWSYFFIEAFYDILLVVSVIVGYRHWGLTGVGWAIVLTGVLDVIGIMLYARYKYKYVISKAACRYLLMQLPFGILASLCVSNFEGWIYWGIGGLLSAGSLLISFYVLRSKSRLWEALLNKIKDKFRHG